AACTTCGGTGGAGCGGCGTGTAATGGCCTCGCGCGTGCAGGCAGCGCTTGTACCCTACGCAGAATTTTCGCGCATCGGGTTCGTCAACATCCTCGCATTTCGCCTGCGTTACTTTACCGGCATCATCACGTATCTCCTCAACGTTACGGTCTATTACTTCATCTGGAGCGCGGTATTTCGCAATGTGTCCGGATCTATCGCGGGCTTCAACTTGCCCCAGATGATTACATACGTGAGCGTCGGCTGGATTATCCGCTCGTTTTACTGGAATACGATTGACCAGGAAATGGCTTACGAGGTCATCGAAGGCAAGATCGCCATGGATTTGATCAAGCCCGTCTCGGTGCAATGGATGTGGATTTTTCGCGCCATGGGCGAGTCGGCATTTCGACTCGGCTTATTGACCGTGCCTACGGCCATCGTCGTCGCGTTTGTTTTTCCAGTGATGGGACCTGCGTCCGGGACAGACTTTGCTCTGTTTGTTCTCGGAGTCATCGGTTCATTTTTCCTGATGGGCGCGATCAATTTCATGATCGGAACCTGCGCGATTCCGCTGAAGTCTATTCTTGCAATGATACGCGCGAAATACTGGCTCATCGAATTGCTTTCCGGCCTGCTGATTCCCATGACCTATTTCCCGAATAAAGTGGCGGCCGTGCTGGCCTGGCTTCCCTTCGAGCACATCGCGTATACGCCACTCTCAATTTATCTGGGCAAGTTTTCGACGCACAAGGCTGTTGAGCTGCTTTGCATTCAGTGGCTATGGGTAATTATCCTGTTGTATCTGGCGCACGTCTGGTGGGAGCGCGCCACGAAGAAAATCACGATTCACGGCGGATAGGACGCATGAGGGATATGAAAACATCGCCCATCGAGAAGGAGCAGGAATCCGTTCTTCGTCAGTTTTGGCACGGTTTCGTTCGGCACTCCATGCTCTTTGGCGAATACTTTTCGCAATACGTCAAAATGCGTGTCTCCTACCGTGGGGATTTCATCGTCTCGACGCTCACGAGCCTGGCGGCTACAATCTTCGCACTTTGCTTCGTCATCGTGCTTTTTCAAAAGGTCCCGGCATTAGCCGGCTGGACACTGAATGAGGAAATCTTCCTCTACGGTTTCTCGCTCTTGCCCTATGGGATTTTTAACGTCATCAGCCTCAACCTTTACGACTTTGGAAACAACTACATCATCGAAGGCAAATTTGATCGCGTTATGCTGCGGCCCATATCGACTCTGTTTCAAGTTCTATTCGAGCAGTTTCGCGTCGAGTCCATGCAGGAAATCGCCACGGGCCTCTTCTGCATGGGATACGCGTCCCATGAATTGAATGTGCATTGGACTGTCGGAAAATTCTCGCTGCTTGTTTTCTGGGGAGCTTGCGCGGGCATCATTTATGTTTCGGTTTTCCTGTTGCTCACGACAATTTCGTTCTGGTTCGAAGACCGCATCGGCGTGCATCCGCCCGTCTGGAACGTGATTGCCTTCGGCCGCTATCCCCTTTCGATCTATTCCGGTGTGGTACAGTTTTTCCTTTGCTGGATTATTCCCTTCGGGCTCGCGTCGTTTTATCCCAGCGTACGGCTCCTCGGCCACACGGTTACGCCGGAATACCTGCCTTTTGTTCCTCTTGTCGCCCTGGCCTTTCTCGTTTTTGCGATCTCGATGTGGAATTATGGCACGCGCCACTATTCCTCAACGGGTTCGTGAGCCGGAGAGTCCTTCTGCTTTCAATTTGAGTCGGATCAGGAAACATTCCAGGAAAGAACTTCAATTGGGGCACCTGGTAAGAACCTCGCGCCCCGCTTCCTACGCTGGCGCACTCGCACTCTGCGACGCGCCTTTATACTGTACGATGACCATGGTGATGTCATCCGCCTGCGGTGCGCCGCCAGTGAACTCGCGCACTTTGTTTCGAATAGTTTCGGCCAGTTCTTCGACGCTCGCGCCAGAAAAATCTCGCATCGCTTCGCTCAACCGCGCCTGCTCGAACATGTCCTCTTTCATGTTCTTGGCTTCGGAAACACCATCGGAATAGATGACCAGAAAATCTCCCGCAGCAAGCACCACTCGCTCGCTCTTAAATTCGGCCACGTTGAACATGCCCACGGGAAAGTTTGATGAGCTCAGTTCAGCAACATCTCCGGAAACGCGGCGTAGAAGCGGCGGCACATGTCCCGCGTTTATGTACTCGAGATTGCCAGCGGGATCGAGTACGCCGTAAAAAAGCGTCGCGTAACGGTCGTCGCTCGAACGTTCGCACAAGAACTGATTTACGCGTTGCGTCGCTTCGGACAGAGGAATGTCAAGGGCTGCAGTCGTATAGAAGACGCCCTGCAGGAGAGTTGCGAGCAGCGAAGCCGCGATTCCCTTCCCGGCGACGTCACCCACAAAAAATCCGAAGCGGCCTCCGCCCAGTGAGACCACGTCAAAGCAATCGCCTCCCACGGAATGACAGGCAAGTGTCGAGCCCGTTACGGCGATGTTCTGCGTTTGCGGAAATGTTTTGGGCAAAAGTTCCTTCTGAATCTGACTGGCGATCTCGATTTCGTGATCCAACCGCGCTTTATCACGGGAGGCTGCAAAAAGCCGCGCGTTCTCGATGACATTTGCGGCTTCGCGGGTCAGTGTGTGCAAAACCTCGCGATCAATGTCCGTAAAAGCCGTTGTGGGCGAGCGGCTATCGAGGTATAGGACGCCAAGCAGGTCGGCTTCTTCTGATGTGACGGTAACATCGACGGCGGCAATGACAGGGAGCTTTTCAACAGGGATGGCAACGATCGTCAATAAGGAAAGCGACGCTACGCTGGCTTGCTGATGAATGGATGCTTCGTCGCCGGTATCACTGACGATCAACTCGCGGCGCGAGGTGGCCACACGCCTCAGCACACCGGAGGAAATTTTCAACTCGTTGACCGGCAATGATCCGCCCTTGGCGTCGCGTGCGACCACTGGCTTCATTGCGCCTTCGGGGTCTGCCAGCAGCAACACACCGCGTTCCGTGCGTGTCAACCGAATGGCTGCATCCAGCACAGCCGCCAGCACATCTTCAAGTGACAGCCCAGAACCGAGCGTGCGTGCGACTTCCAGCAGCACGCCGAGATGATAGAGACCCTGGGTCCCTGCTGCAGCGGGAGCCGGCTTTTCGACCTGATTGATCAATTCTTCAATGGTCGCTTCGTCGCCCAGATAAATCAGTTTGAAAGAATCCGGCATACCGAAATCCACGCTGTCTTTTTGCTTCAGCGTGTGCGACCCAGTGATGCGCTGACCATTGACGAACGTCCCATGGCGGCTGCCCTGATCCTCCAAAAAATAAGAGCCTTCCACGGAGGTGATTTGTGCTTGTTGGCGACTGATCCGGCTGTCCCGCAGCGTCAGCTCGTTGCCAGCCTGTCTCCCGATGCGGAACGGGAAAATAGCGATAGGCACTTCTCTGCGCGTCCCGGAGGGGTCAAGCACCAGCAATCGAGGAGGTCGCGGCATTTCGGTTGTCGAATCCGTTTTCCGGGTGCGCCCAGGAGGCGCAAGCAGGAGAATTCATGCCCATGGTAGGAGAAGTTGCCGCGGTTGGCAACCCTTTGCCCATTTTTGTGGGCGTTCTCGATGGGTGCAGGCCCAGGTCACGGGTTCTGACAGTATTTGCTGGCCTTCCGAAGATGCATTATCCTGAGCATGCGCAGGCATGCGCCTGTTTCCATGTATAATGGCCGGCGAATCCCACCACGAGGAGACTTACTGATGCCAAAATTCGTTATTGAACGAGAGATCCCTGGTGCCGGTTCCCTTTCCGATGCGCAGTTGCAAGGTGTGGCGGCGAAATCGTGCAGTGTGCTGCGAAATCTCGGCCCGCAGATTCAGTGGGTCCATAGCTACGTGACGGACAATAAGATTTATTGTATCTATATTGCGCCGAATGAAGAAATGGTGCGCGAACATGCACGGCAGGGCGGGTTTCCCGCTAACAAAATTTCTCAGGTGAAGAACGTCATCGACCCTACGACATCGGAAGCATAGCCGACTGAAAGGCCAAATTTTCGGTGCAATGGAAACGGTTGCACGGCCCTGCGAGCTAGGCGGAATGCACCGATCGCAGGGTGGTGTGCTGGCGCTCCCATTCTGCGCCAAGGCACCGAATCGTCTCGCGCAAGCGCACGGCAAGGTCCACGACTGTCTCAAGCCGCTGCACGGAGACCGGCGGAAGGACGGCGCGATGTTGGGACAAGAGCAGCTCCGCATTGCCGAGAATCCCGGTCAGCGGGTTATTGATTTCGTGGCGAAGAATTTCCGCGAAGTCACCGGGAAGATCGGCCATCCACGCGGCGCGAAACATACGCTCGGCAGGCCGCGCATGAAGTCGCCGCTCAACGAGAGCGGCCACGACGGCCGCGCATTCGCCCGCGCGAGCGACGAAGTCGACGTCCCCACGAGCGATCAGAGCGGCGAGCTGCGATTGCCGCTCCGGCAGGCCAACGGCGACGACCGGAGCAAAGAGCGCTAGCCGACGAGCAGCGTCGCCAAATGGAAGGTTCGACGGGAGGATATCCTCCTCGAAGACGATTGTCCGCGGCTCCAGTCGTGCAGCTGAAGAACTCAGCTCATCAAACGCCTTAGCCGTTGCGATTTCCCTGTGCGAGCTAGTACGGGCGATTGCGCGCATGATCTTATCTCTTTCTTCGTCTTCTCTTATTCCAATGACGACAGATGCGCGTTTTGGAACCATCCATGCCGGTGCTTCGCTCGCGACTGCGGCTCGTGTCATACGTGTGCTTTCTCTCCCGCTCGGCCAAACTGCGCACTTGGCACGCTTTCGCCGAGCACCCTGCACACCGCCAGTTTCAATTCCTCGACCAGAAATGGTTTTGCCAGATATGGAAGCTGGTGTGATTTCAGGAAATCCGCCGTGTGCGGGCCTAGCGTGTCGCCGGTAATGAACAGAATTCGATGCTGCGCTGAATTGCCATTGCGGACGAGTGCATCATAAAACGCCGGCCCATCCAGCCGAGGCATACGCAGGTCGCAGATGATCAAGTCGTAGTGGTTCCGCGCGATCCACGCCAATCCCTCCGGGCTGTCGAGCACCGTGTCCACACGATGGCCTTCGTTGCGCAGCACATCGGCGACGAGCTGTGCAACAGTCGGCTCATCCTCGACAACAAGCACGCGACTACTGGCGGCCTTCCGCGGCGTATCCGCATTCATGGCCATGTCGACCGGCGCTTCTGCATCTGGCACGGCGGTTATTGGCAGATCCACTTTGAATTTGGTTCCCCCTCCGCGCAGATTCTCAAAGGTGACCTCGCCACCATGCTGCTCGACGATGCCATACACAATCGAAAGGCCCAGGCCTGTACCGACACCCGGCGGCTTGGTGGTGAAGAAAGGATCGAAAATTCGCGACGCAACTTCCGGCGGAATCCCCGGACCGTTATCGAAAACCTCGATCGTGAGCCGGTCCTCTGAAACTTTTCTCGTGCGTATGCGAATGCGGCCTTGACCGCGGCCTTCGAGAAT
This region of Candidatus Acidiferrales bacterium genomic DNA includes:
- a CDS encoding ABC-2 family transporter protein — protein: MASRVQAALVPYAEFSRIGFVNILAFRLRYFTGIITYLLNVTVYYFIWSAVFRNVSGSIAGFNLPQMITYVSVGWIIRSFYWNTIDQEMAYEVIEGKIAMDLIKPVSVQWMWIFRAMGESAFRLGLLTVPTAIVVAFVFPVMGPASGTDFALFVLGVIGSFFLMGAINFMIGTCAIPLKSILAMIRAKYWLIELLSGLLIPMTYFPNKVAAVLAWLPFEHIAYTPLSIYLGKFSTHKAVELLCIQWLWVIILLYLAHVWWERATKKITIHGG
- a CDS encoding ABC-2 family transporter protein; this translates as MRDMKTSPIEKEQESVLRQFWHGFVRHSMLFGEYFSQYVKMRVSYRGDFIVSTLTSLAATIFALCFVIVLFQKVPALAGWTLNEEIFLYGFSLLPYGIFNVISLNLYDFGNNYIIEGKFDRVMLRPISTLFQVLFEQFRVESMQEIATGLFCMGYASHELNVHWTVGKFSLLVFWGACAGIIYVSVFLLLTTISFWFEDRIGVHPPVWNVIAFGRYPLSIYSGVVQFFLCWIIPFGLASFYPSVRLLGHTVTPEYLPFVPLVALAFLVFAISMWNYGTRHYSSTGS
- a CDS encoding SpoIIE family protein phosphatase, coding for MPRPPRLLVLDPSGTRREVPIAIFPFRIGRQAGNELTLRDSRISRQQAQITSVEGSYFLEDQGSRHGTFVNGQRITGSHTLKQKDSVDFGMPDSFKLIYLGDEATIEELINQVEKPAPAAAGTQGLYHLGVLLEVARTLGSGLSLEDVLAAVLDAAIRLTRTERGVLLLADPEGAMKPVVARDAKGGSLPVNELKISSGVLRRVATSRRELIVSDTGDEASIHQQASVASLSLLTIVAIPVEKLPVIAAVDVTVTSEEADLLGVLYLDSRSPTTAFTDIDREVLHTLTREAANVIENARLFAASRDKARLDHEIEIASQIQKELLPKTFPQTQNIAVTGSTLACHSVGGDCFDVVSLGGGRFGFFVGDVAGKGIAASLLATLLQGVFYTTAALDIPLSEATQRVNQFLCERSSDDRYATLFYGVLDPAGNLEYINAGHVPPLLRRVSGDVAELSSSNFPVGMFNVAEFKSERVVLAAGDFLVIYSDGVSEAKNMKEDMFEQARLSEAMRDFSGASVEELAETIRNKVREFTGGAPQADDITMVIVQYKGASQSASAPA
- a CDS encoding DUF4242 domain-containing protein — encoded protein: MPKFVIEREIPGAGSLSDAQLQGVAAKSCSVLRNLGPQIQWVHSYVTDNKIYCIYIAPNEEMVREHARQGGFPANKISQVKNVIDPTTSEA
- a CDS encoding histidine kinase dimerization/phospho-acceptor domain-containing protein, which codes for MTRAAVASEAPAWMVPKRASVVIGIREDEERDKIMRAIARTSSHREIATAKAFDELSSSAARLEPRTIVFEEDILPSNLPFGDAARRLALFAPVVAVGLPERQSQLAALIARGDVDFVARAGECAAVVAALVERRLHARPAERMFRAAWMADLPGDFAEILRHEINNPLTGILGNAELLLSQHRAVLPPVSVQRLETVVDLAVRLRETIRCLGAEWERQHTTLRSVHSA